A part of Streptomyces sp. DSM 40750 genomic DNA contains:
- a CDS encoding zinc ribbon domain-containing protein YjdM → MIENIPPCPKCSCEYTYVMNALVVCPECSHEWDPAESGSEGEAVGGERVVRDAVGNELRDGDAVVVVKALKVKGSPSGIKAGTKVRNIRLVDGVDGHDIDCRIDGFGAMQLKSGVVKKA, encoded by the coding sequence ATGATCGAGAACATTCCCCCCTGCCCGAAGTGTTCCTGCGAGTACACCTACGTGATGAACGCCCTTGTGGTGTGCCCGGAGTGCAGCCATGAATGGGATCCCGCCGAGAGCGGCAGCGAAGGTGAGGCCGTCGGCGGCGAGCGGGTTGTCAGGGACGCTGTCGGCAATGAGCTGCGGGACGGCGACGCCGTGGTCGTCGTCAAGGCCCTCAAAGTCAAGGGGAGCCCCTCGGGCATCAAGGCCGGCACCAAGGTGCGCAACATCCGGCTGGTCGACGGGGTCGACGGCCACGACATCGACTGCAGGATCGACGGCTTCGGAGCGATGCAACTCAAGTCCGGCGTGGTCAAGAAAGCCTGA
- a CDS encoding nucleotidyltransferase family protein, which yields MGDLAGPDDDGLPPDRTQAILEAAKEVASLLKAGGHSFALAGGVAVYAHGGPGTLQHDVDFCVLPEDIDAVTATLEAAGLKVVEPPEDWLLKTRSQGQEVDLIFRPSQSPVSRELLDRAETLSVESVWMPVLAATDLLIGRLLAFSEHYCDFGAVLPIARTLREKIDWGRVRRECAAEPMPGAFLYLLERLNVIEPEETGDGDRT from the coding sequence ATGGGCGATCTCGCCGGCCCGGACGACGACGGGCTCCCTCCCGATCGGACCCAGGCCATCCTCGAAGCGGCCAAGGAGGTCGCTTCGCTGCTCAAGGCCGGTGGGCACTCCTTCGCGCTGGCGGGCGGCGTCGCCGTGTACGCCCACGGCGGCCCGGGGACGCTCCAGCACGATGTCGACTTCTGTGTGCTGCCGGAGGACATCGACGCCGTCACCGCCACGCTGGAGGCCGCGGGGCTGAAGGTGGTCGAGCCGCCCGAGGACTGGCTGCTGAAGACCCGGAGCCAGGGCCAGGAGGTCGATCTGATCTTCCGGCCGTCCCAGTCACCGGTCAGCCGCGAGCTGCTGGACCGGGCGGAGACGCTGTCGGTCGAATCCGTGTGGATGCCCGTGCTGGCGGCGACGGATCTGCTCATCGGACGCCTCCTGGCGTTCTCCGAGCACTACTGCGACTTCGGTGCCGTGCTGCCCATCGCCCGCACCCTGCGCGAGAAGATCGACTGGGGTCGGGTACGGCGCGAATGCGCCGCCGAACCGATGCCGGGCGCCTTCCTCTATCTGCTGGAACGCCTCAATGTGATCGAGCCGGAGGAGACCGGCGATGGCGACAGGACATGA
- a CDS encoding ABC transporter ATP-binding protein, with protein sequence METTAWTQLQGMMTAQQQSRPFARTTLRRIGAFARPHRRRIAWFVALSVVTALLAVATPVLAGNVVDVIVSGGDEALVVRLAVLIAVIAVAEAALGLLGRRLSATLGEGLILDLRTAVFDHVQRMPVAFFTRTRTGALVSRLNNDVIGAQRAFSNTLSGVVSNLVTLLLTLAVMLTLSWQITLLSLVLLPVFVIPARRMGRRMARLQREAADLNAAMGTRMTERFSAPGATLVKLFGRPDDESAEFAERARRVRDIGVRTAMAQSAFITALTLVSALALALVYGLGGWFALRGTLEAGAIVSLALLLTRLYAPLTALAGARVEIMSALVSFERVFEVLDLKPLIEEKPDAREVPEGPVAVEFDDVRFGYPSADKVSLASLEEVASLDTRGGTEVLHGVSFRAEPGQTVALVGSSGAGKSTVAQLLPRLYDTDAGAVRIGGVDVRDLSAAALRGTLGMVTQDGHLFHDTVRANLLLARPDARDDDLWDVLRRARLDDLVRSLPDALDTVVGERGYRLSGGERQRMTIARLLLARQRVVILDEATAHLDNTSEAAVQEALAEALEGRTAVVIAHRLSTVRTADQILVVEAGRIVERGTHEELLAVEGRYAELYRTQFEKSAADDPAVEEPVAAA encoded by the coding sequence ATGGAGACCACCGCCTGGACCCAACTGCAGGGCATGATGACCGCCCAGCAACAGAGCCGCCCCTTCGCCCGGACGACGCTACGGCGTATCGGCGCCTTCGCCCGTCCACATCGTCGCCGTATCGCGTGGTTCGTCGCCCTCAGTGTCGTGACCGCGCTGCTCGCCGTGGCGACGCCGGTGCTCGCGGGCAACGTCGTGGACGTGATCGTGTCGGGCGGGGACGAGGCACTCGTCGTCCGCCTTGCCGTGCTCATCGCCGTCATAGCGGTCGCCGAAGCGGCGCTCGGGCTGCTGGGCCGACGCCTGTCGGCCACGCTCGGCGAGGGACTCATCCTCGATCTGCGGACCGCCGTCTTCGATCATGTGCAGCGCATGCCGGTCGCGTTCTTCACACGTACACGTACGGGAGCGCTCGTCAGTCGACTCAACAACGACGTCATCGGCGCCCAGCGGGCGTTCAGCAACACCCTGTCCGGAGTGGTGAGCAACCTGGTCACCCTGCTGCTCACCCTCGCCGTGATGCTCACCCTGTCCTGGCAGATCACCCTGCTCTCGCTCGTCCTGCTGCCCGTGTTCGTCATCCCCGCCCGACGTATGGGCCGCCGTATGGCCCGGCTCCAGCGGGAGGCGGCCGACCTCAACGCGGCCATGGGCACCCGCATGACCGAGCGCTTCTCGGCGCCCGGCGCCACCCTGGTCAAGCTCTTCGGACGGCCCGACGACGAGTCCGCCGAGTTCGCCGAACGGGCTCGGCGGGTGCGGGACATCGGCGTCCGTACGGCGATGGCGCAGTCGGCGTTCATCACGGCCCTCACCCTTGTCTCGGCCCTCGCGCTCGCCCTGGTGTACGGCCTCGGCGGCTGGTTCGCGCTGCGCGGCACCCTGGAGGCGGGCGCGATCGTGTCCCTGGCGCTGCTGCTGACCCGGCTCTACGCACCGCTGACCGCGCTGGCCGGGGCGCGCGTGGAGATCATGAGCGCTCTGGTGAGCTTCGAACGCGTCTTCGAGGTGCTGGACCTGAAGCCGCTCATCGAGGAGAAGCCGGACGCCCGCGAGGTGCCCGAAGGGCCGGTGGCCGTCGAGTTCGACGACGTCCGCTTCGGCTACCCCTCCGCAGACAAGGTCTCCCTCGCCTCCCTGGAGGAGGTGGCCTCCCTCGACACCCGCGGCGGCACCGAGGTCCTGCACGGTGTCTCCTTCCGCGCCGAACCCGGCCAGACCGTCGCCCTCGTCGGCTCCTCCGGCGCCGGCAAGTCGACCGTCGCCCAGCTGCTGCCCCGGCTGTACGACACGGACGCGGGCGCCGTCCGCATCGGCGGCGTCGACGTGCGCGACCTGAGCGCGGCGGCGCTGCGCGGCACTCTCGGCATGGTCACCCAGGACGGCCACCTCTTCCACGACACCGTCCGCGCCAACCTGCTCCTCGCCCGCCCCGACGCCAGGGACGACGACCTCTGGGACGTCCTGCGCCGGGCCCGCCTCGACGACCTCGTACGCTCCCTGCCCGACGCCCTCGACACCGTCGTCGGCGAGCGCGGCTACCGCCTCTCCGGCGGTGAGCGCCAGCGCATGACCATCGCCCGGCTGCTCCTGGCCCGCCAGCGCGTCGTCATCCTCGACGAGGCGACCGCCCACCTGGACAACACCTCGGAGGCCGCCGTCCAGGAAGCCCTCGCCGAGGCGCTGGAGGGCAGGACCGCCGTGGTCATCGCCCACCGCCTGTCGACCGTACGGACCGCCGACCAGATCCTCGTCGTCGAGGCCGGCCGGATCGTGGAACGCGGCACGCACGAGGAACTGCTGGCGGTGGAGGGACGGTACGCGGAGCTGTACCGGACGCAGTTCGAGAAGTCGGCGGCCGACGACCCCGCGGTGGAAGAGCCGGTGGCGGCGGCGTAG
- a CDS encoding mechanosensitive ion channel family protein has translation MTRALTLDDYLVAGITLIAGLLAAFLLRLLLRWLGGHATKTRWGGDDFIVDTLRSLVPWSAFVGGAAAAAAVLPLTRTVQHTVNQSLTVLFILVATITAARVIAGLVRTVTQSRAGVAGSVTIFVNITRVAVLAIGCLVILQTLGIPIAPLVTALGVGGLAVALALQDTLANLFAGIHILASKTVQPGDYIKLSSGEEGYVVDINWRQTTIKSLSNNLVIIPNGQLAGTNMTNFNQPEQDMTLLVQVGVGYDSDLEHVERVTNEVIAETMKEVEGAVPDHEPAVRFHTFGDSRIGMTVILGVGEFSDQYRIKHEFIKRLHKRYRAEGISVPVPRRAITLQTGGGSVEIPHQREASVEVAP, from the coding sequence ATGACCCGGGCCCTCACCCTCGACGACTACCTCGTGGCCGGAATCACTCTGATCGCGGGCCTGTTGGCCGCGTTCCTGCTGCGGCTGCTGCTGCGCTGGCTCGGCGGCCACGCGACGAAGACGCGGTGGGGCGGTGACGACTTCATCGTCGACACGCTGCGCTCCCTGGTGCCCTGGAGCGCGTTCGTCGGCGGCGCGGCGGCCGCGGCGGCGGTGCTGCCGCTGACGAGGACCGTGCAGCACACCGTGAACCAGTCGCTGACGGTGCTGTTCATCCTCGTCGCCACGATCACGGCGGCCAGAGTGATCGCCGGGCTGGTGCGTACGGTGACCCAGTCCCGGGCCGGGGTCGCCGGGTCGGTCACGATCTTCGTGAACATCACCCGGGTCGCGGTCCTCGCGATCGGCTGTCTGGTGATCCTCCAGACGCTGGGCATCCCGATCGCCCCGCTGGTCACCGCACTGGGCGTCGGCGGTCTCGCGGTGGCCCTGGCCCTCCAGGACACCCTCGCGAACCTCTTCGCGGGCATCCACATCCTCGCCTCGAAGACGGTCCAGCCGGGCGACTACATCAAGCTGAGCAGCGGCGAGGAGGGCTATGTCGTCGACATCAACTGGCGCCAGACGACGATCAAGTCGCTCTCCAACAACCTGGTGATCATCCCGAACGGTCAGCTGGCCGGCACCAACATGACCAACTTCAACCAGCCCGAGCAGGACATGACCCTGCTCGTGCAGGTGGGTGTCGGCTACGACAGCGACCTGGAGCACGTCGAGCGGGTCACCAACGAGGTGATCGCCGAGACCATGAAGGAGGTCGAGGGCGCGGTCCCCGACCACGAGCCCGCCGTGCGGTTCCACACCTTCGGCGACTCGCGCATCGGGATGACCGTGATCCTCGGGGTCGGCGAGTTCAGCGACCAGTACCGGATCAAGCACGAGTTCATCAAGCGGCTGCACAAGCGGTACCGGGCCGAGGGCATCAGCGTCCCGGTGCCCCGGCGGGCGATCACGCTCCAGACCGGCGGGGGCAGCGTGGAGATCCCGCATCAGCGGGAAGCGTCGGTCGAGGTCGCGCCGTAG
- a CDS encoding BON domain-containing protein → MATGHDSPPVNGPGGGAAHPAAHTEYRIAHLEERLARSDLAELGMRIEARGDAVHITGTASTAADREAILRIAAAELPGVAVRADIALADVTAPDRSEELS, encoded by the coding sequence ATGGCGACAGGACATGACAGCCCACCGGTGAACGGACCGGGGGGCGGTGCCGCCCACCCGGCGGCGCACACCGAGTACCGCATAGCCCACCTCGAGGAGCGGCTCGCCCGGAGCGATCTGGCCGAGCTGGGGATGCGGATCGAGGCGCGCGGCGACGCCGTGCACATCACCGGCACGGCGTCCACGGCGGCCGATCGCGAGGCGATCCTGCGGATCGCGGCGGCGGAGCTGCCGGGCGTGGCCGTCCGGGCGGACATCGCACTGGCCGACGTCACCGCCCCGGACCGTTCCGAGGAGCTGTCGTGA
- a CDS encoding NADP-dependent isocitrate dehydrogenase encodes MTDSTIIYTHTDEAPALATHSFLPVIKAYASQAGVSVETRDISLAGRIIAVFPEYLEEGQRIPDALSELGELAKTPAANIIKLPNVSASIPQLKAAVVELQSQGYALPDYPDDPKTDEEREIRARYDKIKGSAVNPVLREGNSDRRAPASVKNYAKTHPHRMGAWSADSKTNVATMGENDFRSTEKSAVISEAGSLKIELVGDDGSTTVLRESVPVLEGEVVDASVMRVAALREFLTAQVARAKAEGVLFSVHLKATMMKVSDPIVFGHVLRAFFPKTFAKYGETLAAAGLSPNDGLGGIHKGLEALPEGAEIKASFDAELAEGPELAMVDSDKGITNLHVPSDVIVDASMPAMIRTSGHMWGPDGQEADTLAVLPDSSYSGVYQVVVDDCRANGAYDPSTMGSVPNVGLMAQKAEEYGSHDKTFEIPTTGTVRLVDQAGDVVLEQTVSAGDIFRACQTKDAPIRDWVKLAVTRARATGNPAVFWLDETRAHDANLIAKVNAYLPEHDTEGLDIRVLAPVEATKLSVERIRRGEDTISVTGNVLRDYLTDLFPILELGTSAKMLSVVPLMAGGGLFETGAGGSAPKHVQQLVKENYLRWDSLGEFFALVPSLEQYATVTGNTRAKVLADTLDRATATFLNEDKSPSRRVGGIDNRGSHFYLSLYWAQELAAQTDDADLAKAFAPLAETLTANEQKIVDELIAVQGKPADIGGYYQPDPAKATAVMRPSATWNEALANFA; translated from the coding sequence GTGACTGACTCGACCATCATCTACACGCACACTGACGAGGCGCCCGCCCTGGCGACCCACTCGTTCCTGCCCGTGATCAAGGCGTACGCCTCGCAGGCCGGTGTCTCCGTCGAGACCCGTGACATCTCGCTGGCCGGGCGCATCATCGCCGTCTTCCCGGAGTACCTGGAGGAGGGCCAGCGCATCCCGGACGCCCTCTCCGAGCTGGGCGAGCTGGCCAAGACGCCCGCGGCGAACATCATCAAGCTGCCGAACGTCTCGGCGTCGATCCCCCAGCTCAAGGCCGCCGTCGTCGAGCTGCAGAGCCAGGGCTACGCGCTGCCGGACTACCCGGACGACCCGAAGACGGACGAGGAGCGCGAGATCCGCGCCCGCTACGACAAGATCAAGGGTTCCGCCGTGAACCCGGTCCTGCGTGAGGGCAACTCCGACCGCCGCGCCCCCGCCTCGGTGAAGAACTACGCCAAGACCCACCCGCACCGCATGGGTGCCTGGTCCGCCGACTCGAAGACGAACGTCGCGACCATGGGCGAGAACGACTTCCGTTCCACCGAGAAGTCCGCGGTGATCTCCGAGGCCGGCTCGCTGAAGATCGAGCTGGTCGGCGACGACGGCTCCACCACCGTGCTCCGCGAGTCCGTACCCGTCCTGGAGGGCGAGGTCGTCGACGCCTCCGTGATGCGCGTCGCCGCACTGCGCGAGTTCCTGACCGCGCAGGTCGCCCGCGCCAAGGCCGAGGGCGTGCTCTTCTCGGTGCACCTCAAGGCCACGATGATGAAGGTCTCCGACCCGATCGTCTTCGGTCACGTGCTGCGCGCCTTCTTCCCGAAGACGTTCGCGAAGTACGGCGAGACGCTGGCCGCGGCCGGTCTGTCCCCGAACGACGGTCTGGGCGGCATCCACAAGGGCCTGGAGGCCCTGCCGGAGGGCGCCGAGATCAAGGCCTCCTTCGACGCCGAGCTCGCCGAGGGCCCGGAGCTGGCGATGGTCGACTCCGACAAGGGCATCACCAACCTGCACGTGCCGTCCGACGTCATCGTCGACGCCTCGATGCCGGCCATGATCCGCACCTCCGGCCACATGTGGGGCCCGGACGGGCAGGAGGCCGACACCCTCGCGGTGCTCCCGGACTCCTCGTACTCCGGTGTCTACCAGGTCGTCGTCGACGACTGCCGCGCCAACGGCGCCTACGACCCGTCGACGATGGGCTCGGTCCCGAACGTCGGACTCATGGCGCAGAAGGCCGAGGAGTACGGCAGCCACGACAAGACCTTCGAGATCCCGACGACCGGCACGGTCCGCCTCGTCGACCAGGCCGGCGACGTGGTGCTGGAGCAGACGGTCTCCGCGGGTGACATCTTCCGCGCCTGCCAGACCAAGGACGCGCCCATCCGCGACTGGGTGAAGCTGGCCGTCACCCGCGCCCGCGCCACCGGGAACCCGGCGGTGTTCTGGCTGGACGAGACCCGCGCGCACGACGCCAACCTGATCGCCAAGGTCAACGCGTATCTGCCGGAGCACGACACCGAGGGCCTGGACATCCGCGTCCTCGCCCCGGTCGAGGCCACCAAGCTGTCGGTGGAGCGCATCCGCCGCGGCGAGGACACCATCTCGGTGACCGGCAACGTGCTGCGTGACTACCTCACCGACCTGTTCCCGATCCTGGAGCTGGGCACCAGCGCCAAGATGCTGTCGGTCGTCCCGCTGATGGCGGGCGGCGGCCTCTTCGAGACGGGCGCCGGCGGCTCCGCCCCGAAGCACGTCCAGCAGCTGGTCAAGGAGAACTACCTGCGCTGGGACTCCCTGGGTGAGTTCTTCGCCCTGGTCCCGTCCCTGGAGCAGTACGCGACGGTCACCGGCAACACCCGCGCCAAGGTCCTCGCCGACACCCTCGACCGCGCCACGGCGACCTTCCTCAACGAGGACAAGTCCCCGTCGCGTCGCGTCGGCGGCATCGACAACCGCGGCAGCCACTTCTACCTGTCCCTGTACTGGGCCCAGGAGCTGGCCGCCCAGACCGACGACGCCGATCTGGCCAAGGCCTTCGCTCCGCTCGCCGAGACGCTCACCGCGAACGAGCAGAAGATCGTCGACGAGCTGATCGCCGTCCAGGGCAAGCCGGCCGACATCGGTGGCTACTACCAGCCCGACCCCGCCAAGGCCACCGCGGTCATGCGCCCGTCGGCCACGTGGAACGAGGCGCTGGCGAACTTCGCCTGA
- a CDS encoding DUF6766 family protein has product MSRSVRRFLRENSLGLVFGTMFLLAVIGQAFAGHADFNNQLAADDLQEITFGDYVTSSDFAVDVTENWQSEYLQFFLYVFLTVWLVQRGSPESKSPARIGVESDKEQRVGPHARPESPRWAAAGGIRLKLYASSLGSVMGAVFALSWLAQSITGVAAYNEQQLRQLQAPMSWPGYVVSADFWSRTLQNWQSEFLAIASMAILSIYLRQRGSPESKPVGAAHSATGVEG; this is encoded by the coding sequence ATGAGCCGGTCCGTACGGCGGTTCCTACGGGAGAACAGTCTGGGGCTCGTGTTCGGCACGATGTTCCTGCTCGCCGTGATCGGCCAGGCGTTCGCCGGTCACGCCGACTTCAACAACCAGCTCGCCGCCGACGACCTCCAGGAGATCACCTTCGGCGACTACGTGACGTCCTCGGACTTCGCCGTCGACGTCACGGAGAACTGGCAGTCCGAGTACCTGCAGTTCTTCCTGTACGTCTTCCTCACGGTCTGGCTGGTGCAGCGCGGTTCACCGGAGTCCAAGAGCCCGGCCAGGATCGGTGTCGAGTCGGACAAGGAGCAGCGGGTGGGGCCGCACGCGAGACCCGAATCCCCCCGCTGGGCGGCGGCCGGCGGTATCCGCCTCAAGCTGTACGCCAGTTCGCTGGGCTCCGTCATGGGCGCGGTCTTCGCGCTGTCCTGGCTCGCCCAGTCCATCACCGGTGTGGCCGCGTACAACGAGCAGCAGCTGCGGCAGCTTCAGGCGCCCATGAGCTGGCCCGGGTACGTCGTGTCGGCCGACTTCTGGAGCCGTACGCTGCAGAACTGGCAGTCCGAGTTCCTCGCCATCGCCTCCATGGCCATCCTCTCGATCTATCTGCGCCAGCGCGGTTCCCCGGAGTCCAAGCCGGTCGGCGCCGCCCACTCGGCGACCGGCGTCGAGGGCTGA
- a CDS encoding metallophosphoesterase family protein yields MIRVAAVGDIHLGPDSRGLLRPAFETLHDHADLLLLAGDLTRHGTPEEARVVADEVAGLRVPVVAVLGNHDHHAERPDDVTAVLREAGVTVLEGEGTVVEVDGVRVGVAGTKGFGGGFAGRSGSEFGEPEMKAFVRHTRGLADGLRRALDALAEDGCAVRIALTHFSPVPDTLVGEPLEIYPFLGSYLLAEAMDESGADLAVHGHAHLGTEHGITSGGVRVRNVAQPVIRRAFAVYQLPADGARVS; encoded by the coding sequence GTGATCCGGGTGGCGGCGGTCGGGGACATCCATCTGGGGCCGGACAGCCGAGGCCTGCTCCGCCCGGCGTTCGAGACGCTGCACGACCATGCCGATCTCCTGCTGCTCGCCGGGGACCTCACCCGCCACGGCACACCGGAGGAGGCGCGGGTCGTCGCCGACGAGGTGGCGGGGCTGCGGGTGCCGGTCGTCGCCGTGCTCGGGAACCACGACCACCACGCCGAGCGGCCCGACGACGTGACGGCCGTGCTGCGGGAGGCGGGGGTGACCGTGCTGGAGGGCGAGGGAACCGTCGTCGAGGTCGACGGGGTGCGGGTCGGGGTCGCCGGGACGAAGGGGTTCGGCGGCGGCTTCGCCGGGCGCAGCGGCAGCGAGTTCGGCGAACCCGAGATGAAGGCCTTCGTCCGCCACACCCGGGGCCTCGCGGACGGTCTGCGCCGCGCCCTCGACGCCTTGGCGGAGGACGGCTGCGCGGTCCGTATCGCGCTCACGCACTTCTCGCCGGTGCCGGACACGCTCGTCGGTGAGCCGCTGGAGATCTACCCCTTCCTCGGCAGCTATCTGCTGGCCGAGGCGATGGACGAGTCCGGCGCCGACCTGGCCGTCCACGGCCACGCCCATCTGGGCACCGAGCACGGCATCACGAGCGGCGGTGTACGGGTGCGCAATGTCGCCCAGCCGGTCATCCGGCGCGCGTTCGCGGTGTACCAGCTGCCGGCGGACGGGGCCCGCGTCTCGTAG
- a CDS encoding lysylphosphatidylglycerol synthase transmembrane domain-containing protein, with amino-acid sequence MLCLLPLVLVLVVAVRHRSVLVEGFAHLATARWPWLVAAIGVTCLTWVAAAVTRQGALVERLPAGRLLATQFAAGAANHLLPTGLGASAVNLRFMTVCGVSLTRSSAALALYLLAESIARVGLLLALLLAFPTALRLGPLLPEGTSTPLLITVVAATCVAVAVLLLVRPLRRAVFGFVRTALGEARSVHTRPTRILALWGGSLAFPALQATGLVTVGVALGLDIPVTHMALAYLAATVAVALVPTPGGLGTVEAALVVALVAAGGPAAVATAVVLAFRIITVWLPLLPGALTLGALVRLKVI; translated from the coding sequence ATCCTCTGTCTGCTCCCCCTCGTCCTGGTCCTGGTGGTCGCCGTGCGCCACCGGTCCGTTCTCGTGGAGGGCTTCGCCCATCTCGCGACCGCGCGGTGGCCCTGGCTGGTGGCGGCGATCGGTGTGACGTGTCTGACCTGGGTCGCGGCGGCCGTGACCCGGCAGGGCGCGCTCGTCGAGCGGCTGCCCGCCGGGCGGCTGCTGGCCACCCAGTTCGCGGCGGGCGCGGCGAACCATCTGCTGCCGACCGGTCTGGGCGCGAGCGCGGTGAACCTGCGGTTCATGACGGTGTGCGGGGTGTCGCTGACCCGTTCGTCGGCAGCGCTCGCGCTGTATCTGCTCGCGGAGTCGATCGCCCGGGTCGGCCTGCTGCTGGCCCTGCTGCTCGCGTTCCCCACGGCACTGCGGCTCGGCCCCCTGCTCCCTGAGGGCACGTCAACTCCCCTGCTGATCACGGTCGTCGCCGCCACCTGCGTCGCCGTGGCCGTGCTCCTCCTCGTACGACCGCTGCGCAGGGCCGTGTTCGGCTTCGTGCGCACGGCGCTGGGCGAGGCCCGCTCGGTGCACACGCGGCCGACACGGATCCTCGCGCTGTGGGGCGGTTCGCTGGCGTTCCCGGCGCTCCAGGCGACCGGACTGGTCACCGTGGGGGTGGCGTTGGGCCTCGACATACCTGTCACGCACATGGCCCTCGCCTATCTCGCCGCCACGGTGGCGGTCGCCCTCGTACCGACACCGGGCGGCCTCGGCACCGTGGAGGCCGCGCTCGTGGTCGCCCTGGTGGCGGCCGGCGGCCCGGCGGCGGTGGCGACCGCGGTGGTGCTGGCGTTCCGGATCATCACGGTCTGGCTGCCGTTGCTGCCGGGCGCGTTGACGCTCGGCGCGCTGGTCCGCCTGAAAGTGATCTGA
- a CDS encoding ArsR/SmtB family transcription factor produces MSTPLYQLKAEFFKTLGHPARIRVLELLSEREHAVAEMLPEVGIEPAHLSQQLAVLRRANLVVTRKEGSNVYYSLTSPQVAELLRVARTILSGVLAGQAELLADLQAAQAEVKPPSQ; encoded by the coding sequence ATGAGTACGCCGCTGTACCAGCTGAAGGCCGAGTTCTTCAAGACTCTCGGCCACCCGGCGCGCATCCGGGTGCTGGAGCTGTTGAGTGAGCGCGAGCACGCGGTGGCAGAGATGCTGCCCGAGGTAGGCATCGAGCCGGCGCACCTGTCGCAGCAGCTCGCGGTCCTGCGGCGGGCGAATCTCGTGGTGACCCGCAAGGAAGGGTCGAACGTGTACTACTCGCTGACCAGCCCGCAGGTGGCCGAACTGCTCAGGGTCGCCCGCACGATCCTGTCCGGCGTGCTGGCCGGGCAGGCCGAGCTGCTGGCCGATCTGCAGGCCGCCCAGGCCGAGGTGAAACCGCCGTCGCAGTGA